One Gossypium arboreum isolate Shixiya-1 chromosome 13, ASM2569848v2, whole genome shotgun sequence genomic window, TAcaatatatgaatttttaaataatattttttaatttgtgaaaaatgttatgaaattttaaataattgattttttttgtatatttggAAAAGATTAAGAACATTTTTACTTATTTGTCACTAGAATCTTCTAATTTaagatattttaaataattttgttctAATAAATAATATCTTTGTTATTATAAGTGTTAAGTGCAGAGTAAGACACATTGTATTCTTGAAGAGAAAACTCAAGTTAGAATCTAAAAATGACATTATTAGAAGGAAAATTAAAACCTTAAAATTATTAATCTTCATGGTTCGTAAAATAAACAAGAAGGATACCTTAATTACACCAAAAAAAATTACTTTCAGAGTTACATTTACCATTACACTATATCCAAACTCTCAAATTGATTTTAAAAGTTTTGTATTAaaaattatacttaaattatCAATTGTCTCaacttatttaaaaataatagtaaccaataaaaatgtaatacATGACACATTATTATTAACCATACTTTTTTGATAAAATGAGACAAAATTGATAGTTTAAGTTTCATTTCTAATGAAAATACTTTTAAtactaatttaaaaatcaaaatataatttagaGGAAAATTTGCTAATAAACTAAAATTCATCTTAAACGATCTAaaatttttattactaaaatattactataaaaattaaagaattatAACATACATCAATTTATAATTTTtcgtataaataaattaaatgggatatataaagaaaaaaaatattctCATGTTTTCCTAAAATTCATCTTTGAGATTTTGATTGTGTCAAAAAAGTTAATGTTGGAATCTTGAGTGTACAAGTTTGAGTTTCATTGTGTATAAATCATATCTTAATTCTCCTCTAAATTTATTTTGGTTAgttaatttgaattaaattattaaaatttgctATGATTTTCTTACAAAATATTTCAATATATAATCAAATCACGCAACGCGTGGTTATATTCCTAGTGTTACGTATTTTTAAAAGGTGTGTTCGttttttatatttattgttaGGGTAAATTACATCAACAGTCACCCAACTTTGGGGTAGCCGACAAAACAGTCACCTaagtttcattttagtcactcaactttcaaaaagttacaaaacagtCCTTTTTGCTGTTTTCCGTCACAGACGTCACTGCAAAGTGACATGGCAAGTAACGGCGTCCAATGGCAGTCCAACTGGCCGGTTAGTCTAACTTTATCAGCCTGTTGAAGTACCAGTTTAGGGTTAGAAAAAAAaagtagaagaagaagaggaggaggagaaggagaagaagaagaagaaggagaagaggAAAAATGAAGATGCCTGAAGTGGTTCCAGTGTGCCATTGTAGAAACCCAGCCAAATTAAACACGTCTTGGTCCAATGACAACCCAGGTAGGAGGTTTTTTGGGTGTAAGAAATTCGACAGTCGATTTCGAAAACCATGTCGGTTTTTCAGCTGGTTTGATCCACCATTGACGCCTCATTCAAGAATTGTGTTGTTGGGTCTTTTGAAAAAAGTGAGGACATTGGAGGATGAAAGGAAGAGGAAGAGAAGAACCTGGTTATTGGTGCTTGTAATTGTAACAGTTTTGTTGTTTTTAAAAGCTTAAAAATCATCTTATGTTCATTGAAAACCAGCTTatgttttgtaattttgttgCTAGTAAATTGTTGCTTATGTTGGTATACATGGCTGCTGGTATATTGTTGCTTAACATATGTGATACATGGTTGCTGGTATACATGGCTAACCAGCTCATGTTGTTGTTTACAAACACTTGAAAGATTTGAAATGGGATATTTTTGTTGATTacaaattattttggaatatttttgttGTTTAACATATGTTATACATGACTGCTGGTATACATGGCTAACCAGCTCATGTTCTTGTTTACAAATTGCTAGAACAAGTATTATACATGGCTGCTGGTATACATGGCTAACCAGCTCATTTCATTTGTATTTCTCAATACTCATATATTAGAAAAAGACAATAGATGGAAAAAAACCTAtgcatttgttaatttttcacACGTTAAAAGAGATAACAGATGGAAAAAACATATGTATTTCTCAATTCTCAATTCTCACACATTTCTCAATAATCACACAGTTGTTAGAAAATATAACAGATGGAAAAAAGAAAcatatgctagaagagaaaagataaCAAATAGCATGGATCAGTGCTCATATATTAAGGTGAAAACACCAAACGTTTACAAAAGGAATGAGGGGCAAAATATTGCCAAATTTTCCTACAATTCACCACAATTGAACAGATATGAATTGTAgggaaatttacaaaaaaattcaGTGACTATGCCTAAGTTTATCAACAGTAGCAATCATAggcaaatttacaaaaaaattatcTGCCAAGTTAATAAATCAGTAGCAGACAAATTTACACATTTTCAAAAAGTTAACAAAATGCAGTCTGTTTACATCATCATCAATGGTCTATCATGGATGACTCTTGAGTAGAAGGCATCCATCTAACAGTGGTTGGTTTTCTCTTGAATGGGAGCTTTTGTCTTAGGGCAGCTTGTTGATGAGTTGGGGCAGTAGGTAACTGAGTTAGGGCAGCCTGTTGAGTTAGGGTACCCTCTTGCTGATTTGGGGTAGCCTGTTGCTGAATTGGGACACCAACTTTATGTCTTTTAACCTACAACAACAAGAGAAATCtgaaaaacaaataaattcataCATAGAAGTATATTGTAACTTAACTTAAAGAAAATGACTTACTGGAATGTTTTGGCCAACTTCCCCTTTGCAACTCCTCTTATTGTGGCCTACTCTTTTGCATTTACTACACCTTATCTCCACCCCTCTCTTGCTCAACCTTTATGTTGTTTATGGTTCATCGGGTTCTTTCCTTCTCACCTTAGTAGGTCTGCCAGGTGGCCTTCTTAGTGGAGGAGGCAATATTGGTAGCATGTTTGACAAAGAGGCCCATTGTTTAGGACCCCTTACTAGACTTACAAAGTTGGAGTAAATTTGAAGCTGGGTTTGCTTGGTATACTAGGTTTGTACATAGGTCTTTGGGAACTCTTCTTTTAAATGAATGACAGctaatgcatgcatgcatgcaaggGATGCCAGTGAGATCCCAATTCCTGCAAGAGCAGGAATTCTCAACTAAGTCCACCACATGCTGGTTGCCTAGACCACATTCAACCTAATACTTGTCCCCACCAGCATGTGATGTAACACATCTAAAAAACAGTCAACATGCTTGTTTAAAACATAATCACTAAAAAAATGATACACACATCCCTAAAAAAATAGCCCCACCAACAtgcatattataaaaaattaatcacTGCATGCATATTAAAAAATAGGCAACACACTAACAATCACTGCatgcatattaaaaaatattcaaCACACCAACAATTAGTGCATGCATATTAAAAAAACATTCACTAAAATAGCATGTGATCAGCAACATGAAGTTAGAATATTGGCATCAGAAAGAATCTTCATCTTAATGAGTCTTTTATATTTACatccacctttttttttttatctttggaCACAACATTCCATTCTATTCTATTTGTcagctttttctttcttcttgacaATAAGCAATATAATCTTAGTCCTTATTGTTTCCATCATGGTCAGAATAGGTTTCCCTCTTGCTTCCAGTATCATCTGTCAGTAAACAACATAAATGATTAGTGAATTGTTAATTATTAGTAAGAAACATAAAACATAGGGGTTTACCTTGTTAAATGATTCGGAAAGATTATTCACCAACATGTCAGAATGGCTCCTAATTGAGAAGTGAGACCTTAACCAGTGAGTAGGGttcttttcctttaaccaatCATAAGCATGTTGATTGGTTTTCCTCAGTTCATCCATGGCATCCTCAAACTCCCTTGTAGTGCTTGCTCTCGCAGCTTTCCAAAGCAAATCTTTCAATTCATTTGTTTGAAAACCAGCCTTCTTAAAATTGGCATGTAGGTGTCTAACACAGTGTCTTGTTTCTGCATTAGGAAGAAATATACATATTGCTTTTACAAGTCCCTGTAATTAGGAAAAAAAACAGTTTAATTATTTGACAAACCCTAATAGAAACAacataaaagaataaataaatggaGTTTTACCTTTTGTTTTTCAGACATGAAAGATATCTGGTACGAGCTCACAATTTCCTAGTCTATTGAAAGCAACTCTAAGAACCAAAGCCATGATGCTTGGTTTTCACTTTCGACAGTAGCATATGCAAGAGGATAGGTGCCATTATTTGCATCTATCCCAACAGCTGCAAGCAAGTAGCCACCATAGTATCCCTTCAAGAAACATCCATCTAAACTTACTATCCTCTTACAACCAGCCTTATAGCCATCTTTGCATGCCTGCAGACAAACATACATCCTTTGAAACAACTTGTTATCCAAATAACAAATTGTTGTTGTTCCCTCATTTTGGGTCCTAACCTCTAACAAATACTCATAAATCTTTTCATATTGAGCCTTATGAGCTCCTTCAATTAATTCGAATGCCCTAAGTTTAGCCCTCCTACATTTGGTTAGTGAGACTAAGCAACAAAAATCTTTTTTCACATCTTGTTGTAATGATTTCAGAGAATAATTAGGATCAGCAATGAATTTTTCTTTATAATGTTCACCTATCCAAGCTGAGGTTACATTCCTatttttatagactttagaataaGTATGGTTAGGGTTTGAACTCCTAATTTGCTAAGTCTGGTCAGTAGGGttattagggtttagcctagaaGCCCATATGAACCAAGAACATTTTTCACTGCAGACTGCCTTTAACCTTTTTAAATCATTTTTgggaaacttaataaaataattattcaacCTACCATACTGCTTTAGACTATCTTTAGACTTAAATAACATTCCAACCTTCAGTCTAGGATTACTCATGTCATTCTCTAGGTTGAACTCAAGCCAATTTTTGCCATCTGAATCAGACCCATGTGCATTATCTAACCTCCCAGAATCATCACTATCACACAGTTCATCTACTTTTATACCATTCATGTTTAAACCATCTAAACTAACTCTTTCAAATGCATCACTATCACTACCAGACACATCACTACCAGACATGTTTTCTTCATTCTCATTAAAATTGTCATCAATTAAACCTGCCAAACAAAGTACTCATCAATAAAGGCAAACAATATAGGCGAACACTTTAACCATTTCTGTCAGACAATAACAAATACAAAATACCCAATAATTTAATACAAACACTTCTGTCATGCACATGGCAGACAACAACCAACAATAACCAGTACAATAAAGAAggtaaataataaattttgattttgccaCATACAATAGGAGCTTGGGTACAAACAATAACATATATACACAATAAACATCAGTTTGATAATGGCATTCATACAGTGGCAGATACAAACAATGGTAGATATACACAATaaacatcaatttgataatggcaTTCATACAATGGCAGATACAAACAATGGCAGATATACACAATAAACATCAGTTTGATAATGACATTCGTACAATGGCAAATACAAACAATGAACATCATGCACATGGCTTACAATACACATTATATGTCATACACTTTAAAAACCAAACCCTAATCTGTTATGCACATTAATAACAAATACAATCAAAATCGAAGTAACCCTAAATCgaaatcaaaatcaaattctAATTCTAAATCGAGAtcgaaatcaaaatcaaaattgaaatcGAAATCTAAATCAGAATCAGTGAGTGTttcaatgtaatcaaaatcgaaataaaaatcaaaattaaaatcaaaatcaaaattaaaattgaaaccgACATAACCTTAATTAACTCTAAATcgaaataaaaacattaaaatccaaaaaatttaaaactaaatgcAACAACTTACCCGTTAAAGTGGATGTAACAACACCGGTATCTTCTCTTTTATTGCCCATTGTCGCTGACAATCAAAAACACTGAATGGTTTCTGGTTCGTCTTCTTTTCTCCCCAAACAAAATAGACAATTGTACCTTAAATCTTATACCCTGTTAATCGATTATTGAACTGATTTCTAACCCTAAACCCTTCTTAATCAATTTCTAATTCAGTTTAAACCCTAAAAACCCCCAAATCATGATCGAAATTTCCCAAATTGATTTTCCTTTCCCCCCTCCAAATCCCCTTAAACCTAATCTGCTTCTAACCCTAAAACATTAACTCATAACCCTTCAATTTTTTTCCCTAAACCTGCCCCAAACCAAGCACCCATCAATAGTCGccaacgtggcaagttaacttgcTACGTCAATTGGTTAACTTGCCACGTCAGCAATCACGTTAACACCCTAACGGTAACCGTTAATCAGTGACTATTTTGTCACTTTTTTATAATGTTGGTGactgttttgtaattttttgaaagttgagtgactgaaatgaaacctaggtgactgttttgtcaACTACCCCAAAGTTGGGTGATGTTGTTGTAATTTACCcttattgttattttaaaaaaactttaaGGTAATATTTAAGAATTACGAGTTAAAATgtggatttaaaattttaaaatagtataaattaaaaattaaactatttagtaataaatttgaaaattttaaaatatttttgaatttgatatcattttataatatattatattaaatatcACTTAATTTTCTTATAATATATGGATCTCATTCTTAACCTTTTACATAATAATAAAatccaaaaccaaaatttaaaatatgtGTTTTCAGATGGAGTATAAATGATTTTTTGGAGTGATTTTGTTGCAGAGTTCAATGTGATCAGAATTCCTAGGATACTTAAATTTTGTGTgaaattgtttttttttcaatttttaggtgttaatttttaaattatgcaTGGATTATGGTTTAATGTACAATTGTatcatgaactttgattttgtacaattttatacatgaaattttgatttgatctaattcttgtaaattattaacacaattattaatataatatcattttatatttatatattacatacataataataatatttatctaatataaaaataaattgatgtatttatttctttaaatgtgtatgattaaatcaaaattaaagtttcaaatatACAGTTGAACTACAATTAGAGTTTCACGTGTATAATTGCactaaattaaagttcatgtatacaattgcacattaaattaaatttaatgtataattttaagatttattttttataattacatattttaattattttcaatttcttgGGTCATTATTCGTTTTGTTACATAAGATgtagtaattttattttaattctaaaGTTACTGTTTAAGAATTAAAGAATTAAAATCAATTCAAATGCTATTACAGATTTTTGAAGATTGTGGGTTTAAATGCATAAtcttatttcatttaaaattcaATGTATccaaaaatcattaattaaacatttaattcttGCCTATATATCGTTTGCACTTTGGCCCATACTATATTTTCTTACAAATAGTAGAAGTAAAGGAAAAGTTTTTATAAGGAGAGGATAGTGAATAACAAGTAAAAAGAAagatttttaaactatttttcaaTACTCTCTTTaggcttttttcttttttatttataagAGAATTCtaaaattctatttaattttctttaaatcTCGTATAGTTTTTTAATAAGAATCTTGTCCCATCATTAACATGGTTGCTTTCACGTTGTATTGTCTTATCACATCATTGATTTGATGGTTGCCTCTACATTACAATCTTTTTTATTTGTATTTGGATGCTATTTTCTTCAAGTTGCCTTTTTTTGTCCATTTGTTTTTCTTAGACTTTATTTTTCCACATGGCTGTCTGTTTTAGTTTTATCCTTTTTAAATGTTATCTAGATTCATTTTTTCTATTTGGTGTAGATGTAATGAATTTAATGACAGTCTTGGTGAACTCCAAGTCTCCCACGTATTTTTTATTTCTTCTATTATATAAGATGGAAAATCTTCAATCTCCATTTCAGTTATCTTTTTTAATAGTTGCACAGATTCTTCGTCTCATCAttcttatatattaaaaatactttataattaattttaaataaacataATTTGAATTACGATTATTTTAacccaaattcaaatattttatcCAAAGACTGATCTGGATGGAAGCCTACTTGGTGTAATAAATTAAGCTGAAACATGGTAGAAAATTAAGACACGATAGATATCTAATAAATTAAAACTGATATTACAAGCTTGCATGAATCATCCACGATAGATATGTAACACAGACACACTAGATGGATCCATGTCATCTATCAAGCACCAAGCAATCCATACGATAACTTCAATCATTATTATTAGTCATATACATAAAGAAAACGATGGACTCAAAGATTATTCAAGGGTTAGTGGTGGCGTGAGGTggagaaaagaaagggaaaggAAGGTCTTTGGGCAGCGTCGGGATGGTTGGTAATTCGGGCTTAGGCAAACCAGGAATCTCCGGCAGCTCAGGCAATTTAGGCACCGGCAGGTCAGGCTTTGGCAGAGTAGGAATCCCGGGGAATGGCGGAAATTCGAGCTTAGGCAACGTTGTTGTTTCCTGCAGGCTCCGCGCCTCGGCACCTAAGGATTCATCGGCATTGAACGATAATAAAGCGACCAACAAGGTGGGCAGAAGAAGGGAAGGGAAGTGGTTATAAGCCATGGGTGGATAAGTTTAGGGCAGAGTGTATGGAGAGAAAAAGGTCGGAGCTGTTGGATATGCAGAGAAGCAATATTTTGTGTGGATTTATATGGAAGGGAATGTGGTAGCAATTGGAAGGTGATGATGACGAGGATTGGTGGAAAGGGTCTTATTGTTGGCTCAACTTCCTCTCTGCATTGTGGTTTAATATAAGTTAATTAATACTAACATATACATTGTAATTAAggacttattttaattattttgatatttccTTAGGAAGGTCGGAGGATTATTGTAGACGTTCTTGTAAGATGAAATTGAAAAGCAAAATAACTTGAGAAGGTACAAATGAGAGTTGTAATTGGATACTTTATGCATTGTTTGTTTAATCATGCTGATTTGTGTCATATGTAGGAACCatttattttaccatttttcttgataatttttatttttagtgcTTTGAGGAGAAAGTTAGTGGTACACTCaaataaaaagagagaaaaatagtTTGAGAATTCTTTAATCCGATATTCATCTAAGCTACGTCTGAGATAATCGACTTGAATATCTTAATTGTATATACTTCAATATATGCTTTTTGTAGTGCCATCTTGTAACAAGAGGAATCTAAATTCCCATTTTTAAAGGATTTTTCATTATTGTGATTAATTTGTGtagattttaaatgtatttttttcCCTGTTAATGTACTCGATCTGCTTAGTAACCATCGCCACTGATTGTTTGTCTACTTGATCTACTTAGTAAAGTGTTTGTCTAATCATTTTTGAATTGCTTCGACTTCTTTCCATTTTTTTAGAAATTTAACATTATCCAACCTAATGCCACCCAATAtgcataaaaaaaatcaaaatagaaccaagcaatttaattcttttttttttaatacaatTGATCTCTCTTCAATTGATTTAGTAGATTAAATCATCTCTTATCAgtttttcgaaaaaaaaaaacagacTATTCATCCTATTTTCGGGGAATGAAGGACTATCACCTTTCAGTTAGCCCTCTTAAAactcatatttcataatataatgttATCTGAATGCTTTTTACACCATACCCTGCATCATTTATAATGTTGATAGCCCTGCTATGGATGCAAATGAGATATGTGAATAATGAGACCATTTAAAAACAATATTATATTGTCCATTGAATGATCAGCTGACACTCCAAACAAGACATAAATAACCTTTGAATACACAAACTGAGTAGTTTTCTTTATTAAGAGAGTTGGCAAAACTTTAACAAAGCCTACAATTAGTGTGGTATTGCTCAAATGTACTATACAACAAACGAGCAACAAAATACAGCAGTTTGTCTAAGGGTATCCTAGTATGAAGAGAGAGGAGCAGATCAAGTGAATAACAAAGCCTAAGAAAGAAGAAAATACGACCAACACGACATATCCTTAATCACCTCAGGGGCCAGGTATTAGCATCAGCTTGAATATCTTAAACCATGTGTCAAAGGGATTTCTCAGGCAAAACTCTTCTTTATCAAGTATATCTTTTACAAGCTCTGTTTGAACATGAAACACTTCGGGGCTGTTCGCTAATCTAGTTTCAACCTTTGTGCAGTAAagaacatatacacatatatataggGGGCGCAAATTCTATAAGGACAAGTTAGTAAAATACGTTCTTAGCTAATTTGACATTCGGTCAATCAAATTGCAAAATCTTACATTCCAACCAAATTACCCAAACAATGTAATATAACATACCTGGTAATGTGCTAAGGTAATCTTGCATTCCAATTATAGGATTACCAAAATACTTTTACATTCTCTGAACTAAATGCCCCCTCAAAGAGCTTCAAATTGGGTCATGCAAACAACACGTTTGGCCGCTGGCACTCTTGTCCAACAGCAAGTTCACAATCACAATATCAACTCTGGCTAATTGCCACTTTCATACAAAAGCATCATATTATCCATGATCCATGCCTAAGATTAACCAAATATTCGTCATACACCTTTAAATGGATGAGAGATGCttagttaaaagaaaaaaaaaaaaaaaaggatagaTGATATTGCCTTTAACACGTTCAAGGATAGTGTACCTTTTTGCCACAGGAAAAGGCAGAAATAAATTGCAGCACTCTTAGATTGTTTAGTATGGTAGATGCTTGACAGATAAGAAAGCTGTTCAATTCCATCTCAAAGTGATATGTTCTAGACAACCGATGCAGTTTATGGACATCTTCGCAGCATCTAAAACTTTCACCACTAGGAAGAAGAATTAGTGGAAGCCTCCAATTTTCGACAGGTGAAGTGTAGTTCACAATCAGACTACACGCCGCATGTCTTCTTAGGCAAGCAACATTCAACACCCTTAAAGAGTCAATTACAACAATACAAAACCCAATATGAAGAGCAAAAACATATGGCAAGCAAAAGATTTCTTGCTCGCTAATAAAAACTTCAGGACAAATAGAAACCTGCCAAAGAATCATCAGTATGACCACTAACAAGAGAAAACCAAAAATCACAGAGAAGTTACCAAAAATCACAGAGAAGTTTAAAATCAGCAGACCTATTCCAGCAAACTACTACTAATGATTAGAATGAATGACTTGTTGGCCTTTTTAACATCTAATCAAAATGTTAACCATCTCCATGAATGTTGCAATTTAGAAAGATGATGCATGTTGCAAGACTGCAACTAGAAGATGAAATTGTATACTTTAAACCAGAGTCTGACAACTTCAATGACAACTTCAATTGAGATTCCTCCATTTGAAGTCAAAGGGTGTATGTTGAGTCAATTAATCATGTGTTTAGGTCTTATTTTGGAGCAGATATAGCGCAGAATAGTAAGAATAACTCGTTCAGACCGGAATGTATAAACTCCTTGGCCAAAAGGTCCCAATTTACCTTAAGATTTTGATACTTCAGTTATAAAGAAcataaagagagagagagaacagAAGGAAAGGTCATTCTTGAAGTGGATGTCAGGTTTCTGGCCCTAAATGAAGCCATGCCAGTATTACAGCTCCAAAACCAATTATGGGCAAGTCAAATTACTAAGTATGCAGTCAATGACTAATAGTTGGTTTAACAAGAGAAACTTTAGAACTGCCGAGCAAGACTAATGCAGATGATTAATTCtagttaaagatttcatgaaaaaaaaaaacatgaattaCAAGTGCATACAAAGTAAAAAAAACCAACACAATcaacaataaaaaatatatatatataactacttTTTTCTAGAAGGGAAGCGTTAAATGGTAGTGAAACAACCTCTCAAAACTCGCTACTAGAACAAAGGAAGCAGATTTGCAAACACAAAATCATTGGTAACTAAATTCAATAACCATTGAAGCTCTTTCAGCTATTAATACTTGGCAAAATTAAATCTTCTCAAATGCAAGGATAACAAATTGTATACCTTTCGAAGCATATTTCTAACCTTTTACTCTTTTCCTTTTAATAAGAGGGAAACAAGGAGGGGAGAAAGCAAGTATCATGGTTAATAACTCTTTCGACTCAAACAAGAAAGAAGAGACCAGTCGGAGAAACTTACCACCTATTCCTGTCACTGCAAGAATCATGATGGACAAAACATTACATCTTCAACCCACAACAGTCATGATTTTGTACCGAACTTTCTAATTATCCTCCCAAACAGAAATTTAATTCAGAGTAAATAGGCAgcacaaaatgataaaaatattgacAAAACATGGTGCTGCAAAATATACAGTCGAAGTCAACCTtgaaaaggctataaaaggaggCCCTAAGCACCTCCACACGGTTGAATACTACAAGCAATTACAACAACTACAACTACTGCGAAAAAACAAAAAGCAAGGATCTTACTTCACTAAGTAGCCTTAACTTTATCATCCCCAACAGCTGAAAGTATAGGCAAGCTACTCAAAAACTCATCAAGACCCTCAAAGAACCCATTCCCTTCAATGTTATCCTCCTCCCCATAGCCGGGGTGATTCCCCTCATTCCTCCTCGGTGCCGGCTCTTCAACTTCATTACTAAACTCCACATTCAAATCCAACTTCCCCAAATTCTTTGTGCCCCTCGCCATCTGCTTCCTCCCACTATTAACAACTCCTCTTCTACTCGATTCAGCAGTCACCACACCTTCTGGAACAGTGGACGCACCACTCAAATTCCCACTACCATCAACATTAGCTGCCTCATTACCCGCCTTCTTCACTCTCTCACTCTGTGGTTTCTTAGCAGTTTTCCCCACAGATCCTTTCCCTTTGACATTTTTTGCCTTCTTCCTCTTCTCATTCTGCCAATCATCATCGTCGTCGTCATCCTCTGAAGTCCCAATCGAGTCAGAAATATCTACATATGCGTCATCATCATCATAATACACTCTTGGAGCAGGCTTTTTGGCAGTACTTTTTTTCCCAGTATTCTTGTTATTAGGGCAAGCATACATGGTCGAAATGGGTGACCAACTGGGAAATTGATCGCCCCTCGAAAATCCTAATGGGAAAAACCCCCAGCAGCTGAAACGCGAATCCTTTCCA contains:
- the LOC128286709 gene encoding uncharacterized protein LOC128286709 → MILWQVSICPEVFISEQEIFCLPYVFALHIGFCIVVIDSLRVLNVACLRRHAACSLIVNYTSPVENWRLPLILLPSGESFRCCEDVHKLHRLSRTYHFEMELNSFLICQASTILNNLRVLQFISAFSCGKKAWIMDNMMLLYESGN